The Clostridia bacterium region GCCGAGCTTTCTTGAAAGCTCCTTTGACTGTTCTATTTGTTCTTTCGGGATAATATCTACTACGGTGAACATAGTGTCTATCCCCGCGTTCTTGCAGCGTACGGCAAATGAGCACATGGCGTCAAATGATTTTTCACCGAATTTCGGCCGCGTGACTTTCGTATAATCTTGGGCGTTCGGTGCGTTGAGGCTTATTGAAACGATATCTATAAGCCCCGAGATATCAGGCACTATATCGCGGCCGTGTATAAGATGCGAAAGGCCGTTCGTATTTAAACGTATAGGCGTTTTGGAGCGCGATTTGATAAGCTTTGCCGTTTCGCACAGGATCTCGGGACGCTCGGTAGGCTCGCCGTAGCCGCAGAATACTATCTGCGTATACTTGTCAAGCTCGCGTTCGTTCAATGATGTGGCGATCTCCTCTATCGAAGGCTCGTGTTCAAGCCATAAGGGGTCGGAGCCGTACGCGCCGTCGCCGTTTTGGCGTATGCAGAAAACGCAGCTGCAGGGACAGCGGTTA contains the following coding sequences:
- a CDS encoding TIGR04100 family radical SAM protein, whose translation is MTITYEVEDKLYLNITNRCPCSCVFCIRQNGDGAYGSDPLWLEHEPSIEEIATSLNERELDKYTQIVFCGYGEPTERPEILCETAKLIKSRSKTPIRLNTNGLSHLIHGRDIVPDISGLIDIVSISLNAPNAQDYTKVTRPKFGEKSFDAMCSFAVRCKNAGIDTMFTVVDIIPKEQIEQSKELSRKLGIPLRIREIVK